In a single window of the Nocardiopsis composta genome:
- the argJ gene encoding bifunctional glutamate N-acetyltransferase/amino-acid acetyltransferase ArgJ translates to MSVTAPRGFRAAGVAAGIKADGARDVAVVINDGPSRAAAAVFTRNRVKAAPVLWSEQVAKGGRVRAVLLNSGGANACTGAPGFADAHTTAERTADALGDSAAEILVCSTGLIGERLPMPELLAGVDTSVAAAARDGGLDAADAIRTTDSVAKISFRRGDGYTVGGMAKGAGMLAPALATMLAVVTTDADLTAEQCDRLLRAATAASFDRIDADGCLSTNDTVVLMASGASGTTPDEEAFAALLAEVCDDLSRQMIADAEGATKSIAIEVVRAADEDDALEAARAVARNNLFKCAMYGEDPNWGRVLAAVGTTSAAFEPDQIDVAINGVWVCRKGGVGEDRSRVDLTGRDVTVTVDLSAGGASATVWTTDLTNEYVHENSAYSS, encoded by the coding sequence GTGAGCGTCACCGCACCCCGCGGTTTCCGTGCCGCCGGCGTCGCAGCCGGCATCAAGGCCGACGGCGCCCGGGACGTCGCCGTCGTCATCAACGACGGGCCGTCCCGCGCCGCCGCCGCCGTCTTCACCCGCAACCGGGTCAAGGCCGCCCCGGTGCTCTGGTCCGAGCAGGTCGCCAAGGGCGGCCGGGTCCGCGCCGTACTGCTCAACTCCGGCGGCGCCAACGCCTGCACCGGCGCCCCCGGATTCGCCGACGCGCACACCACCGCCGAGCGGACCGCCGACGCCCTGGGCGACTCCGCCGCCGAGATCCTGGTCTGCTCCACCGGCCTGATCGGCGAGCGGCTGCCCATGCCCGAACTGCTGGCCGGGGTGGACACCTCCGTCGCCGCGGCCGCCCGGGACGGCGGCCTGGACGCCGCCGACGCGATCCGCACCACCGACAGCGTCGCCAAGATCTCCTTCCGCCGGGGCGACGGCTACACCGTCGGCGGCATGGCCAAGGGCGCCGGCATGCTCGCCCCCGCCCTGGCCACCATGCTCGCCGTGGTCACCACCGACGCCGACCTCACCGCCGAGCAGTGCGACCGGCTGCTGCGCGCCGCCACCGCCGCCTCCTTCGACCGGATCGACGCCGACGGCTGCCTGTCCACCAACGACACCGTGGTGCTGATGGCCTCCGGCGCCTCCGGGACCACCCCCGACGAGGAGGCGTTCGCCGCTCTGCTCGCCGAGGTCTGCGACGACCTCTCCCGGCAGATGATCGCCGACGCCGAGGGCGCCACCAAGTCCATCGCCATCGAGGTGGTCCGCGCCGCCGACGAGGACGACGCCCTGGAGGCGGCCCGGGCGGTGGCCCGCAACAACCTCTTCAAGTGCGCGATGTACGGCGAGGACCCCAACTGGGGGCGGGTGCTGGCCGCCGTCGGCACCACCTCGGCCGCCTTCGAACCGGACCAGATCGACGTCGCCATCAACGGCGTCTGGGTGTGCCGCAAGGGCGGCGTCGGCGAGGACCGCTCCCGGGTCGACCTGACCGGCCGGGACGTCACCGTCACCGTCGACCTGTCCGCCGGCGGCGCCTCGGCCACCGTGTGGACCACCGACCTCACCAACGAATACGTGCACGAGAACTCGGCGTACTCCTCATGA
- a CDS encoding NAD(P)/FAD-dependent oxidoreductase, with protein sequence MRAVPRSEEFRNGGVSLWYRDAGLPERRAALPGPADYDVCIVGAGFTGLWAAYYLLKADPSLRVAVLEREFAGFGASGRGGGLVTADFPGSREQHAREYGKGAMIALQRALMASVDEILGVVGDEGIDAGAVKGGMRITATNPAQKDRLHERVEHLQEWGYWPEDLHLVEHGHEPWLRVDGQLAAAYTPHAARLDPARLAAGLAEAVQRLGADVYEGTEVTGVRPREGETRPAALTPAGEVRADVVLRATEGYTGELGASRSEWAAEACAMIATEPLPEQVWEHIGWEGGQVLSDAAHSPVFAQRTADGRIALGGRGAPHRMGAGAAAGAAPPQAIAELWRVLARMFPAAAEVPVAHAWAGPTGVPADRRPRIGLDTATGLAWAGGYSGSGVALANLAGRTLRDLVLGDRSDLARLPWASGADGAAHPLRRLGGKVAHGLYRGADRRETSRLSTTSRLAAVASRITGHR encoded by the coding sequence ATGCGCGCTGTACCCCGGTCGGAGGAGTTCCGCAACGGAGGTGTGTCCCTGTGGTACCGGGACGCCGGCCTCCCCGAGCGCCGCGCGGCGCTGCCGGGCCCGGCCGACTACGACGTGTGCATCGTCGGCGCCGGCTTCACCGGCCTGTGGGCCGCCTACTACCTGCTCAAGGCCGACCCCTCGCTGCGGGTGGCCGTGCTGGAGCGGGAGTTCGCCGGGTTCGGCGCCTCCGGCCGGGGCGGCGGCCTGGTCACCGCCGACTTCCCCGGCTCGCGCGAGCAGCACGCCCGGGAGTACGGCAAGGGCGCGATGATCGCCCTGCAGCGCGCCCTGATGGCCTCGGTCGACGAGATCCTCGGGGTGGTCGGGGACGAGGGCATCGACGCCGGCGCGGTCAAGGGCGGCATGCGGATCACCGCCACCAACCCGGCGCAGAAGGACCGGCTGCACGAGCGGGTGGAGCACCTGCAGGAGTGGGGCTACTGGCCGGAGGACCTGCACCTGGTCGAGCACGGCCACGAGCCCTGGCTGCGGGTGGACGGCCAGCTCGCCGCGGCCTACACCCCGCACGCCGCCCGCCTGGACCCGGCCCGGCTCGCCGCCGGGCTGGCCGAGGCGGTGCAGCGGCTGGGCGCCGACGTCTACGAGGGCACCGAGGTCACCGGGGTCCGGCCGCGGGAGGGCGAGACCCGCCCCGCGGCGCTCACCCCGGCCGGGGAGGTCCGGGCCGACGTCGTGCTGCGGGCCACCGAGGGCTACACCGGCGAGCTCGGCGCGAGCCGGTCCGAATGGGCGGCGGAGGCCTGCGCGATGATCGCCACCGAGCCGCTGCCCGAGCAGGTGTGGGAGCACATCGGCTGGGAGGGCGGCCAGGTGCTGTCCGACGCGGCGCACTCGCCGGTCTTCGCCCAGCGCACCGCGGACGGCCGGATCGCGCTCGGCGGGCGCGGCGCACCGCACCGGATGGGCGCCGGGGCCGCCGCCGGAGCGGCCCCGCCGCAGGCCATCGCCGAGCTGTGGCGGGTGCTGGCGCGGATGTTCCCGGCGGCCGCGGAGGTCCCGGTGGCGCACGCCTGGGCCGGGCCGACCGGGGTGCCCGCGGACCGCCGCCCCCGCATCGGACTGGACACCGCGACCGGTCTGGCCTGGGCCGGCGGCTACTCCGGCAGCGGCGTCGCGCTGGCCAACCTGGCCGGGCGGACCCTGCGCGACCTGGTGCTGGGCGACCGCAGCGACCTGGCCCGGCTGCCCTGGGCCTCCGGCGCCGACGGTGCCGCGCACCCGCTGCGCCGGCTGGGCGGCAAGGTCGCCCACGGCCTGTACCGCGGCGCCGACCGGCGGGAGACCAGCCGGCTGTCCACCACCTCGCGGCTGGCCGCGGTCGCCTCCCGGATCACCGGGCATAGATAA
- the pheS gene encoding phenylalanine--tRNA ligase subunit alpha encodes MSAPNDYDPVEVTALHPDEVARMLDEALAAIAGADSLEALKEAKAAHAGDRSPLALANREIGALPPSAKAEAGKRVGGARKKVGEALKARQAALEEERDARVLVEEAVDVTLPWDRAPRGARHPITTVAERMTDIFVGMGFEVAEGPEVEAEWYNFDALNFLPDHPARTMQDTFFVEAPSGGPSGRVLRTHTSPVQVRALLSRELPVYVVAPGTTFRTDELDATHTPVFHQLEGLVVDEGITLAHLRGAIDAFVEGMFGSGLKTRFRASYFPFTEPSAEVDMECFVCRGASVGDPDAPCRTCSSEGWIEIGGCGVVNPRVLTAAGVDTERYSGWAFGLGIERTLMFANGVKDMHDMVEGDVRFTSAFGMEV; translated from the coding sequence ATGTCTGCACCTAACGATTACGACCCGGTCGAGGTGACCGCGCTGCACCCGGACGAGGTCGCCCGGATGCTGGACGAGGCGCTGGCCGCGATCGCCGGCGCCGACTCCCTGGAAGCGCTCAAGGAGGCCAAGGCCGCGCACGCGGGGGACCGCTCGCCGCTGGCCCTGGCCAACCGGGAGATCGGTGCGCTCCCCCCGTCGGCCAAGGCCGAGGCGGGCAAGCGCGTCGGCGGCGCCCGGAAGAAGGTCGGCGAGGCGCTCAAGGCGCGCCAGGCCGCCCTGGAGGAGGAGCGCGACGCCCGCGTCCTCGTCGAGGAGGCCGTCGACGTCACGCTCCCCTGGGACCGGGCCCCGCGCGGCGCCCGGCACCCGATCACCACCGTCGCCGAGCGGATGACCGACATCTTCGTCGGGATGGGCTTCGAGGTCGCCGAGGGCCCCGAGGTCGAGGCGGAGTGGTACAACTTCGACGCCCTCAACTTCCTGCCGGACCACCCCGCCCGCACCATGCAGGACACCTTCTTCGTCGAGGCGCCCTCCGGCGGCCCCTCCGGCCGGGTGCTGCGCACCCACACCTCCCCGGTGCAGGTCCGCGCGCTGCTCTCCCGCGAGCTGCCGGTCTACGTGGTCGCCCCCGGCACCACCTTCCGCACCGACGAGCTGGACGCCACGCACACCCCGGTCTTCCACCAGCTGGAGGGCCTGGTGGTGGACGAGGGCATCACCCTGGCGCACCTGCGCGGCGCCATCGACGCCTTCGTCGAGGGCATGTTCGGCAGCGGCCTGAAGACCCGCTTCCGCGCCTCCTACTTCCCGTTCACCGAGCCGTCCGCCGAGGTGGACATGGAGTGCTTCGTGTGCCGCGGCGCCTCGGTCGGCGACCCCGACGCCCCGTGCCGGACCTGCTCCTCGGAGGGCTGGATCGAGATCGGCGGCTGCGGCGTGGTCAACCCGCGGGTGCTCACCGCCGCCGGGGTGGACACCGAGCGCTACAGCGGCTGGGCCTTCGGGCTGGGCATCGAGCGGACCCTGATGTTCGCCAACGGCGTCAAGGACATGCACGACATGGTCGAGGGCGACGTCCGCTTCACCTCGGCCTTCGGGATGGAGGTCTGA
- a CDS encoding aminotransferase family protein, translated as MNTVVQGPKFIVAKGEGVWLWDDSGDRYLDGTASLWYCNVGHGRREIADAVYRQMTQLEAYTVYGDFANVPALQLSERLAAHAPVADPRIILTCGGGESIETAAKLARRYFAAQGRPERVHLISRTGGYHGLHGIGTGIIGMDRFRDGFGPLVEDASVVPHDSAAALEAEILRVGPEKVAAFFAEPVIGAGGVYPPTPEYFASVAEICRRHGVLFIVDSVICGFARMGNWFGIERFGVCPDMIVFAKGVSSGYLPLGGVVAAGAIAEPFWDRPGNPFHHGTTYAGHPACSAAAMANLDILEREDLFTVALEVETYLDAAMRTLEDHPLVREVRSGTGVMAAVELTEEALVDRGIRTADVFAEARARGVILRAVPRALLVSPPLVITWEQIEHLVATLRAALDAVAAR; from the coding sequence ATGAACACCGTCGTCCAGGGCCCCAAGTTCATCGTCGCCAAGGGCGAGGGCGTGTGGCTGTGGGACGACTCCGGCGACCGCTACCTGGACGGCACCGCGAGCCTGTGGTACTGCAACGTCGGCCACGGCCGCCGGGAGATCGCCGACGCGGTGTACCGGCAGATGACCCAGCTGGAGGCCTACACCGTCTACGGTGACTTCGCCAACGTGCCCGCGCTGCAGCTGAGCGAGCGGCTCGCCGCGCACGCCCCGGTCGCCGACCCGCGGATCATCCTCACCTGCGGCGGCGGCGAGTCCATCGAGACCGCGGCCAAGCTGGCCCGGCGGTACTTCGCGGCGCAGGGGCGGCCCGAGCGGGTGCACCTGATCTCGCGCACCGGCGGCTACCACGGGCTGCACGGTATCGGCACCGGCATCATCGGGATGGACCGGTTCCGCGATGGCTTCGGCCCGCTGGTGGAGGACGCCTCGGTGGTCCCGCACGACTCCGCTGCCGCCCTGGAGGCGGAGATCCTGCGGGTGGGGCCGGAGAAGGTGGCGGCCTTCTTCGCCGAGCCGGTGATCGGCGCGGGCGGGGTGTACCCGCCCACCCCGGAGTACTTCGCCTCGGTGGCCGAGATCTGCCGCCGGCACGGGGTGCTGTTCATCGTGGACAGCGTGATCTGCGGGTTCGCCCGGATGGGCAACTGGTTCGGCATCGAGCGGTTCGGGGTGTGCCCGGACATGATCGTCTTCGCCAAGGGCGTGTCCAGCGGCTACCTGCCGCTGGGCGGGGTGGTCGCGGCCGGCGCGATCGCCGAGCCGTTCTGGGACCGCCCGGGCAACCCGTTCCACCACGGCACCACCTACGCCGGGCACCCGGCCTGCTCCGCGGCGGCCATGGCCAACCTGGACATCCTGGAGCGCGAGGACCTGTTCACCGTCGCGCTGGAGGTGGAGACCTACCTGGACGCGGCCATGCGCACCCTGGAGGACCACCCGCTGGTGCGCGAGGTGCGCTCCGGCACCGGGGTGATGGCCGCGGTGGAGCTCACCGAGGAGGCCCTGGTCGACCGGGGCATCCGCACCGCGGACGTGTTCGCCGAGGCCCGGGCGCGCGGGGTGATCCTGCGGGCGGTGCCGCGCGCGCTGCTCGTCTCGCCGCCGCTGGTCATCACCTGGGAGCAGATCGAGCACCTGGTGGCCACGCTGCGCGCGGCCCTGGACGCGGTCGCGGCCCGCTGA
- the pheT gene encoding phenylalanine--tRNA ligase subunit beta, whose translation MRVPLSWLRSHVDLPEGTTARGLAGRLTEAGLEVETVESVGADITGPLVAGRVLEIEELTGFKKPIRYCKVDVGAANGTGDPQQIICGATNFAVGDLVTVALPGAELPGGFKIGARKTYGRMSEGMICSASELELWEDHSGIMVLPEGTARPGDDAFSYLPLRDEVLDIAVTPDRGYALSVRGVARDAAAVYGVPFRDPAAGAEDVAPGEGAQPARVEDEALCGRYVLRTVTGFDPEAPTPIWMKRRLALCGVRPISLAVDVTNYVMMELGQPLHAWDGGTLKGALEVRAARPGESLETLDHVERRLDPDDIVIADERGPVNIAGVMGGAATEIGLSSTDVVIEAALFSAPHIARTSRRHQLSSESSRRFERGVDSALQPAAASRATALLVELGGGRVEPGGTHIGAGAPPAPIRIGAGLPGRIAGLDYPRETVVRRLEEVGCTVRTDGDALEVAPPTWRPDLTDPNDLAEEVIRLEGYANIPSVPPRALAGRGLTPTQRRRRAVGRALAAAGHTEVLNYPFTGERDLDALQLEGDDPRRSSVRLANPLNDDEPLLRTTLLPGLLKTLVRNVGRGFGDVALFEMGRVYLPVPGAPERAPLPGVDRAPSAEERAAIDAALPHQPMRAGAVLAGRREPAGWWGEGRPALWADAIASAREAARAVGADLTVRADRHAPWHPGRCAALYVRVGGEEVLVGHAGELHPRVVKAFGLPERTAAMEVDLDLVEGAAAGPRAPEVSGYPVATQDVALVVAAGTPAGEVEAALRDGAGELLEEVRLFDVYTGEQAGEGRKSLAYTLRFRAPDRTLTAEEAGAARDAAVAEAAGRTGAVLRG comes from the coding sequence ATGCGCGTCCCGCTTTCCTGGCTGCGCTCCCACGTCGACCTGCCGGAGGGCACCACCGCCCGCGGGCTGGCCGGCCGGCTCACCGAGGCCGGCCTGGAGGTCGAGACGGTCGAGTCCGTCGGCGCCGACATCACCGGCCCGCTGGTGGCCGGCCGGGTGCTGGAGATCGAGGAGCTCACCGGCTTCAAGAAGCCGATCCGCTACTGCAAGGTGGACGTCGGCGCCGCCAACGGCACCGGCGACCCGCAGCAGATCATCTGCGGCGCCACCAACTTCGCCGTCGGCGACCTGGTCACCGTGGCACTGCCCGGCGCCGAGCTGCCCGGCGGATTCAAGATCGGTGCCCGCAAGACCTACGGCCGGATGTCGGAGGGCATGATCTGCTCCGCCTCCGAGCTGGAGCTGTGGGAGGACCACTCGGGCATCATGGTGCTGCCCGAGGGCACCGCCCGGCCCGGTGACGACGCCTTCTCCTACCTGCCGCTCCGCGACGAGGTGCTGGACATCGCGGTCACCCCGGACCGGGGCTACGCGCTGTCCGTCCGCGGCGTGGCGCGCGACGCCGCCGCGGTCTACGGGGTGCCGTTCCGCGACCCGGCGGCCGGGGCCGAGGACGTCGCTCCGGGCGAGGGCGCGCAGCCGGCCCGGGTGGAGGACGAGGCGCTGTGCGGCCGCTACGTGCTGCGCACCGTCACCGGGTTCGACCCGGAGGCGCCCACCCCGATCTGGATGAAGCGCCGCCTCGCGCTGTGCGGGGTGCGCCCGATCTCGCTCGCCGTCGACGTCACCAACTACGTGATGATGGAGCTCGGCCAGCCGCTGCACGCCTGGGACGGCGGCACCCTCAAGGGCGCCCTGGAGGTGCGCGCCGCGCGCCCCGGCGAGTCCCTGGAGACCCTGGACCACGTGGAGCGGCGGCTCGACCCGGACGACATCGTCATCGCCGACGAGCGCGGCCCGGTCAACATCGCCGGGGTGATGGGCGGCGCCGCCACCGAGATCGGCCTGTCCAGCACCGACGTGGTGATCGAGGCGGCGCTGTTCTCCGCGCCGCACATCGCCCGCACCTCGCGCCGGCACCAGCTCTCCTCGGAGTCCTCGCGCCGGTTCGAGCGCGGCGTCGACTCCGCGCTGCAGCCCGCCGCGGCCTCCCGCGCCACCGCCCTCCTCGTCGAGCTGGGCGGCGGCCGGGTCGAGCCGGGCGGCACGCACATCGGCGCGGGGGCGCCGCCGGCGCCGATCCGGATCGGCGCCGGGCTGCCCGGCCGGATCGCCGGGCTGGACTACCCGCGGGAGACGGTGGTGCGCCGGCTGGAGGAGGTCGGCTGCACGGTGCGGACCGACGGCGACGCGCTGGAGGTCGCCCCGCCGACCTGGCGCCCCGACCTCACCGACCCCAACGACCTCGCCGAGGAGGTCATCCGGCTGGAGGGGTACGCCAACATCCCGTCGGTGCCGCCGCGCGCCCTGGCCGGGCGCGGGCTGACCCCGACCCAGCGGCGCCGCCGCGCGGTGGGCCGGGCGCTGGCCGCCGCCGGCCACACCGAGGTGCTGAACTACCCGTTCACCGGCGAGCGCGACCTGGACGCCCTGCAGCTGGAGGGCGACGACCCGCGCCGCTCCTCGGTCCGGCTGGCCAACCCGCTCAACGACGACGAGCCGCTGCTCCGCACCACCCTGCTGCCGGGCCTGCTCAAGACGCTGGTCCGCAACGTCGGGCGGGGCTTCGGCGACGTCGCCCTGTTCGAGATGGGCCGGGTCTACCTCCCGGTGCCGGGCGCACCGGAGCGGGCCCCGCTGCCCGGGGTGGACCGCGCCCCCTCCGCCGAGGAGCGCGCCGCGATCGACGCCGCCCTGCCGCACCAGCCGATGCGGGCCGGTGCGGTGCTCGCCGGGCGGCGCGAGCCGGCCGGCTGGTGGGGCGAGGGCCGCCCGGCGCTGTGGGCGGACGCGATCGCCTCGGCCCGGGAGGCGGCCCGCGCGGTCGGCGCCGACCTGACCGTCCGCGCCGACCGGCACGCGCCGTGGCACCCGGGCCGGTGCGCGGCGCTGTACGTGCGCGTCGGCGGCGAGGAGGTCCTGGTGGGCCACGCCGGCGAGCTGCACCCCCGGGTGGTGAAGGCCTTCGGGCTGCCGGAGCGGACCGCCGCCATGGAGGTCGACCTGGACCTGGTGGAGGGCGCCGCGGCCGGTCCGCGCGCGCCGGAGGTCTCCGGCTACCCGGTGGCCACCCAGGACGTGGCGCTGGTCGTGGCGGCCGGCACGCCGGCCGGCGAGGTGGAGGCGGCGCTCCGGGACGGCGCCGGCGAACTGCTGGAGGAGGTCCGGCTGTTCGACGTCTACACCGGGGAGCAGGCCGGCGAGGGGCGCAAGTCGCTCGCCTACACGCTGCGCTTCCGCGCCCCGGACCGGACGCTGACCGCGGAGGAGGCCGGCGCCGCCCGCGACGCGGCCGTCGCCGAGGCGGCCGGCCGCACCGGGGCGGTGCTGCGCGGCTAG
- a CDS encoding MarR family winged helix-turn-helix transcriptional regulator — protein MGDTREADHARRMQAPTDDELITDWGLLVEAFKAVSPLLLEGVHPDGEDMSGPWFEVLLRLQRSPGHRLPMSVLAREVSLSSGGFTKLADRLAAKGYLTRESCPEDRRVVYAALTPAGSELAGEVKTRHAELLRKHVLDVLGPDGMRTLGSLARRLRDSARG, from the coding sequence ATGGGGGACACACGGGAGGCCGACCACGCGCGGCGGATGCAGGCGCCGACCGACGACGAGCTGATCACCGACTGGGGGCTGCTGGTCGAGGCGTTCAAGGCGGTGTCGCCGCTGCTGCTGGAGGGGGTGCACCCGGACGGCGAGGACATGTCCGGGCCCTGGTTCGAGGTCCTGCTCCGGCTGCAGCGCTCGCCCGGGCACCGGCTGCCGATGAGCGTGCTGGCCCGCGAGGTCAGCCTGAGCAGCGGGGGCTTCACCAAGCTCGCCGACCGGCTGGCGGCCAAGGGGTATCTGACCCGGGAGTCCTGCCCGGAGGACCGGCGCGTGGTCTACGCCGCGCTCACCCCCGCCGGCAGCGAGCTCGCCGGCGAGGTGAAGACCCGCCACGCCGAGCTGCTCCGCAAGCACGTGCTGGACGTGCTGGGCCCCGACGGGATGCGCACCCTGGGCTCCCTGGCGCGGCGGCTGCGGGACAGCGCGCGCGGCTGA
- the argC gene encoding N-acetyl-gamma-glutamyl-phosphate reductase has translation MGYTAAIAGASGYAGGELLRILLGHPSIEIGAVTAGGNAGSRLGEHQPHLAPLADRVLAETTPEVLAGHDVVFLALPHGRSAEIATALGDTALIVDCGADFRLTDADAWQRFYGSEHAGTWPYGLPELPGQREALTGARRVAVPGCHVTTATLALFPAIADGLASAEDLVVVAVTGTSGAGRSLKPHLLGSEIMGSVAPYGVGGVHRHNPEIVQNLSRVAGGPVTLSFTPVLAPMPRGILATCTARIAPGTDAAAVRAAYRRRFEAEPFVHLLPEGAWPTTGMTLGANTALVQVTVDEAAGRMVACAALDNLAKGTAGGAVQSANIALGLPETAGLPAAAVAP, from the coding sequence ATGGGGTACACGGCGGCGATCGCCGGAGCCAGCGGCTACGCGGGAGGCGAGCTGCTGCGCATCCTGCTCGGCCACCCGTCGATCGAGATCGGCGCGGTGACCGCGGGCGGCAACGCCGGCAGCCGCCTCGGCGAGCACCAGCCCCACCTGGCCCCGCTCGCCGACCGCGTCCTCGCCGAGACCACCCCCGAGGTGCTCGCCGGCCACGACGTCGTCTTCCTCGCCCTGCCGCACGGCCGCTCCGCCGAGATCGCCACCGCCCTGGGCGACACCGCGCTCATCGTCGACTGCGGCGCCGACTTCCGGCTCACCGACGCCGACGCCTGGCAGCGGTTCTACGGCTCCGAGCACGCCGGCACCTGGCCCTACGGCCTGCCCGAACTGCCCGGCCAGCGCGAGGCGCTGACCGGTGCCCGCCGGGTCGCGGTCCCCGGCTGCCACGTCACCACCGCCACCCTCGCGCTGTTCCCCGCCATCGCCGACGGCCTGGCCTCCGCCGAGGACCTGGTGGTCGTCGCGGTCACCGGGACCTCCGGCGCCGGCCGCTCGCTCAAACCGCACCTGCTCGGCAGCGAGATCATGGGCTCGGTCGCCCCCTACGGCGTGGGCGGCGTGCACCGGCACAACCCGGAGATCGTGCAGAACCTGTCCCGGGTCGCCGGCGGCCCGGTCACCCTCTCCTTCACCCCGGTGCTCGCCCCGATGCCCCGCGGCATCCTGGCCACCTGCACCGCCCGGATCGCCCCCGGCACCGACGCCGCCGCCGTCCGCGCCGCCTACCGGCGACGATTCGAGGCCGAGCCCTTCGTGCACCTGCTGCCCGAGGGGGCCTGGCCCACCACCGGCATGACCCTGGGCGCCAACACGGCCCTGGTCCAGGTCACCGTCGACGAGGCCGCCGGGCGGATGGTCGCCTGCGCCGCACTCGACAACCTGGCCAAGGGGACGGCGGGCGGAGCGGTGCAGAGCGCCAACATCGCGCTCGGCCTCCCCGAGACCGCCGGCCTGCCCGCCGCCGCCGTCGCCCCCTGA
- a CDS encoding sensor histidine kinase, with translation MREAVVGGDQSAEPGGSGARLDADDLPDGLLVADRDGRVVAFNRMAARLCRVPAASAIGRDFRDALPLTDSDGRDWWKFSDPYGGLRTRTRQPEQRLLLPDGREVLMAARYVRDRPAGELTRLVVTLRDCAPRERGERSRADLVSTVAHELRSPLTSVKGFTATVLARWDRLTERQKIFMLETVNADADRVTRLITELLSVSRIESGRLELRRAVVDLPGRVRKIIAGRVAAGDPADGFRLQVRGPLPELWLDADKIEQIMSNLLENAVRHGAGTVTVVIEPHEEGAAVTVRDEGTGIPPEAVPRVFRQFWRSRRRGGTGLGLFIVKGLIEAHGGAITVGRAPTGGAEFRFTMPAGTPEFA, from the coding sequence GTGCGGGAGGCGGTCGTGGGCGGCGACCAATCGGCGGAACCCGGCGGATCCGGCGCGCGGCTCGACGCCGACGACCTACCGGACGGCCTGCTCGTCGCCGACCGCGACGGCCGCGTGGTCGCCTTCAACCGGATGGCCGCGCGGCTGTGCCGTGTCCCGGCGGCCTCGGCGATCGGCCGAGACTTCCGCGACGCCCTCCCGCTCACCGACTCCGACGGCCGCGACTGGTGGAAGTTCTCCGACCCCTACGGGGGCCTGCGCACCCGCACCCGCCAGCCGGAGCAGCGGCTGCTCCTGCCGGACGGCCGCGAGGTGCTGATGGCCGCCCGCTACGTGCGCGACCGCCCCGCCGGCGAGCTGACCCGCCTGGTGGTCACGCTGCGCGACTGCGCCCCCCGCGAGCGCGGCGAGCGCAGCCGCGCCGACCTGGTCTCCACCGTCGCCCACGAACTGCGCTCCCCGCTGACCAGCGTCAAGGGGTTCACCGCCACCGTGCTGGCCCGCTGGGACCGGCTCACCGAGCGGCAGAAGATCTTCATGCTGGAGACGGTCAACGCCGACGCCGACCGGGTCACCCGGCTCATCACCGAGCTGCTCAGCGTGTCGCGGATCGAGTCAGGCCGGCTCGAACTGCGCCGGGCCGTGGTCGACCTGCCCGGGCGGGTCCGCAAGATCATCGCCGGCCGGGTCGCCGCCGGCGATCCGGCGGACGGCTTCCGCCTCCAGGTCCGCGGCCCGCTGCCGGAGCTGTGGCTGGACGCGGACAAGATCGAGCAGATCATGTCCAACCTGCTGGAAAACGCCGTGCGGCACGGCGCTGGTACTGTCACAGTAGTGATCGAGCCCCATGAGGAGGGAGCGGCCGTGACGGTGCGCGACGAAGGCACGGGCATCCCGCCCGAGGCCGTGCCGCGCGTCTTCCGCCAGTTCTGGCGCTCGCGGCGCCGCGGCGGGACCGGCCTCGGCCTGTTCATCGTCAAAGGCCTGATCGAGGCGCACGGCGGCGCGATCACGGTCGGCCGCGCGCCCACCGGCGGCGCCGAGTTCCGATTTACCATGCCCGCCGGCACCCCCGAGTTCGCCTGA